The following nucleotide sequence is from Dyella sp. BiH032.
GAGGTTTTCGACGACGATGCCTACGTTGTCCATGCGTTTGATGGCCATGCGTTCGGTCTCCAAGCTGCCATTGTTCTGTACTTAGCTATCTCCGGCCCCTATCCCTGAGGTAGGGAGTTTGGCTCAGGGCACCGGCTGCGGGTGTGGCGGGTGCTTTCCTTTTCCAACAAAACATGGTCAGGCTGGCTTCCGAACTCCCATAGAAGTGAACCTGACCAGTTCTTGCGCCCCTCCTGTTTAAGAGCACTTGATTTCGGAGTAGCGACAAGGCCTCAATACACCTATTGTTACGTGCCAGACGGCCGGGCTTGTTCAAGAAGCCCCACACTTCAAGAAACATGAAAAAAGCGCTACAACTCGATCATTCCAGCATAAGGCTCCTCGCCAGAGCGCTGACTCGCCCTGCGTTTACGGCGCTAGCAAAGGGAGTTCCGCCGCAAGACGTATTTGCGTTTGTACCAGACGACCTAAAGTATTACCGACGTCGGCCGATAAGAACTGCGACGCTGCTGCAGAACATATTCTCGATACTGACTGAGTCATATAGAAGCGAATATGTCTATAAGAACTTCATAACCAGTAAAATCGTCTTCGGTAGGCACAGCCCTGCGACGGCGTCGGTACAAATAGAATTACCAGTCGGAAAGTCTTTTGTAGACGTCGCCATTTTCAATGGTTCTTCGACTGCGTATGAAATTAAAACTGAATACGACGGGCCAAGGCGACTTGAGACGCAGACTCGAGATTATCTAGCAGCTTTTGACAGTGTGTATCTCGTAACAAGTATCTCACTAGTTGAACGGTATCTCGAGATATGCGACCCCTTAGTTGGCATACTCGCCATAACCGAGAGGGATACGTTAAAGATCATTCGGCGTTCGTCAAGTCGTCAGACTCATCTTGATAACCGCACGATTTTCCGAATGTTAAGACGAGAAGAATACGTACGAGCCTTGGAAAGAGTGATTGGGAAACGAATCATCATGCCCAATGGCTTAATTTCTTCATACTGCGAAGATCTATTCGCCTCTTTGGAGAAAGGAAATGCGCAACAAATATTTCGTCAAGCGATGCGACAAAGGACTACAGCTCCTGCATTTGTCAATTTCATTCGTAGTTTGCCGCAATGTCTGCGAGCGCTAGCATACGCCACGCCACTTTCGGCACCTCAGCGAGAGCAACTGACACTCAGCTTGAGTGCGCCAGCCGCCCCGCCCTAGATGTTGGACCACGATAAGGAGATCACGTGTACAGCCCGTATCTATACGCCAGGCAATCAGAACTGCTAGCACTAAGAAGCTTACTTTCTGAAGGAAAGGATCTTTCGAAGCTTTTGCCGATTATTGAACCCGTTGTCACTAAGACTTCTGGAATAGTTCGGTGCATTGATTTGTTCGCGCAAAAGTCGCGGCCGATCATCATCGTAGTGAATCCAGACAAGCACGAATTCAAAGTTGATCCTCGCGGAGAGAAGCTGGGGAAGTTCACCTCAGATTGCACGAATCTCTTCTCGTCGGCGAAGGCAATCCCAGCCTACAAGGTGAGCTCAAGCACATCCAGGAATGACATCGATGCGTTCCTGCGGCTATACAAAAGCAGCGGGCCCTGCCTAATCTACGAGAGCCCATCGCTTAGCGATAGCTACCTCGGCAGGCTCGCTAGCGACGAGGACATTCGGTATCACATTTTAATCAACAACCGTATCTCTAGCGGGCAGGCTGCGATCTTGCCGTCGAAAAAGCTTATCGATGTGCGGGATTACTTTAATAAGCAGGACCGAAATGCTGACTACGGCGCCCCTGAGTTCTTCACGAGCCATCATAACAATATCGGTCAAGACTTTGCGAGCTATGGCGATTTCACAATCATTGGCGATGCGCTAGAGATCGGCGGCGGTAAACCTGCGGCAGTCGCGATCCACCTTACGTATAAGCGCCGAGGCAGGTCGGAGCTTTGGGTGGAGCACTTTGTTTCTGATGATATTGATAGAAACACGGGGACTGCCGCCTCAAAGTTTCTCGAGGCCGTCGACAAAGGGGTGGCGGAATTTACCCGCCGAAGGCCCGAGTTCGGGAACGACTTCGCGCTCTCAGAATATGAGAGGCACCAAAGAAACCGCAGTTTTCCACAACTAGGAAAGAATAAAGAACTGCAGATACATCATCATATAAGGTTAGTACTTGATGCGATCTAAGTAAAAAATAGCCGCAATGCTTGCGGCTATTTTTTTAACTAATAAATGGGCCGATCTCACTTGATCACATAAGAAAGTGAGCCCGCCTCGGTCCTGCAAAAAAAGGGGAACGCCCTACTTTGTTTCCTTCTGTTAGGCTGCACCTTCTTTTTAAGCGAAACGGTGTGTGCCCCGCCATCTCTTACGATCTTCAGAAGCTCCACCGTAGCCTCGCTGCTAAAATAGGGTCAGATTGACCTTTAAGCCCCATTGGAAGTGAATCCACGCCTATCTTCCATTTAATACCAGATCTTTGTCTGACGCCCTTAAAGCAGCGCACCTCTACCGATCTTCGTTCTCTGAGGCAGCCCCTATATCGGCTGTCGCAGTTTGAATATGTGATGGTGATATATGCGGGCTCTCACAATCACCCTCTGTCGCGGGTGAAATAGGGTTGCCTTGCGTCGGAATTTCCAGAGTCTCCAGGCTTAAGCGGAACGATTCGTTAAATATGCGCTCATAAGCAAGCTCAAATTCAGCAGACTCCCTAAACCAATTAAATAACGGCCAAGTCTTATATTCGGCCTTCCCAGGATGGCCGAACGACCCTATTTTTTCCATAACTCCTACAGCACTACCGTAATCACCTCTGAGCACATACTCTGCCAGCCTGAATTTATCCGATAGCGCACTCCAGTCGATCTTATCTAATAATGTATTGCAATCACTTATGCGTTCCTGGGCTCGCAAAGCAATCGCGTGATTAACGACGAGATAAAGTTCATTTTCCTTGTTAACGTGCTTCACTGCCGGATCTGCGGCAAAAGAAAGAATCTTTTCCGCCAATTTATAATCAGCTTGCACAAGAAGGTCAAAAGAAATATCAATAAAAGCCTTATCCGCTTCTTCCAACTTTCCAGGGAGCAGCTTTCGCCAGACCACCTGACTTAGTTTTATCACAATTTCACAGAAGCAATCGCAAGCCGTCGAAAAATATTCAGGTGTTACATCAAGCTTACTCCCCGA
It contains:
- a CDS encoding sce7725 family protein, which translates into the protein MYSPYLYARQSELLALRSLLSEGKDLSKLLPIIEPVVTKTSGIVRCIDLFAQKSRPIIIVVNPDKHEFKVDPRGEKLGKFTSDCTNLFSSAKAIPAYKVSSSTSRNDIDAFLRLYKSSGPCLIYESPSLSDSYLGRLASDEDIRYHILINNRISSGQAAILPSKKLIDVRDYFNKQDRNADYGAPEFFTSHHNNIGQDFASYGDFTIIGDALEIGGGKPAAVAIHLTYKRRGRSELWVEHFVSDDIDRNTGTAASKFLEAVDKGVAEFTRRRPEFGNDFALSEYERHQRNRSFPQLGKNKELQIHHHIRLVLDAI